A part of Deinococcus roseus genomic DNA contains:
- the rpsM gene encoding 30S ribosomal protein S13, translating into MARIAGVDIPREKRIEIALTYIFGIGLTRSREVLGRTGVNPDTRVKNLTEAEITKLREDLEKTYKVEGDLKSEIGQNIKRLMDIGAYRGLRHRRGLPVRGQRTKTNARTRKGPRKTVAGKKKAARK; encoded by the coding sequence ATGGCTCGTATTGCAGGTGTTGATATCCCACGTGAAAAGCGCATTGAAATCGCGCTCACCTACATTTTCGGCATTGGTCTCACCCGTTCCCGCGAAGTTCTGGGACGCACTGGCGTCAACCCCGACACCCGCGTGAAGAACCTGACCGAAGCAGAAATCACCAAGCTCCGCGAGGACCTCGAAAAGACCTACAAAGTCGAGGGTGACCTCAAGAGCGAAATCGGTCAGAACATCAAGCGTCTGATGGACATCGGTGCCTACCGTGGCCTCCGTCACCGCCGTGGCCTTCCCGTGCGTGGTCAGCGTACCAAGACCAACGCACGTACCCGTAAAGGTCCCCGCAAGACCGTTGCCGGTAAGAAGAAAGCCGCGCGGAAGTAA
- a CDS encoding adenylate kinase, producing the protein MMKSNKVIIFLGPPGAGKGTQAIRLASEQDLLQISTGDILRDHVTRQTELGQQVAPILAAGELVPDPILIALIRDKLASMDKIRVIFDGFPRTRAQAEGLDVLLEELGAPIHAVPLLEVPDEELISRIVERGKTSGRSDDTEETARNRQQVYHTNTRPLVDYYAARGVLKRVDGIGSMDEVYQRIVQAVQ; encoded by the coding sequence ATGATGAAGTCCAATAAAGTGATCATTTTCCTGGGGCCTCCCGGGGCAGGGAAGGGGACCCAGGCCATCCGACTGGCCAGCGAGCAGGATTTGCTGCAAATCTCCACTGGAGACATCCTGCGCGACCATGTGACCCGACAGACTGAACTGGGCCAGCAGGTTGCTCCCATTCTGGCTGCTGGTGAACTGGTGCCAGATCCCATCCTGATTGCCCTGATCCGCGACAAACTCGCCAGCATGGACAAAATCAGGGTGATCTTTGATGGTTTCCCCAGAACCCGTGCACAGGCAGAAGGGCTGGATGTGCTGCTGGAAGAACTTGGAGCACCCATTCACGCTGTTCCCCTGCTGGAAGTTCCCGATGAAGAATTGATTTCCCGCATTGTGGAGCGGGGCAAAACCTCTGGTCGCTCTGACGACACCGAAGAAACCGCCCGCAACCGCCAGCAGGTCTACCACACCAACACCAGACCTCTGGTGGATTATTACGCTGCCCGTGGCGTGCTGAAGCGTGTGGATGGCATTGGCAGCATGGATGAAGTTTACCAGCGCATTGTGCAGGCTGTGCAATAA
- a CDS encoding RBBP9/YdeN family alpha/beta hydrolase, translated as MTRILTVPGWGSSGPEHWQSIWEREHGFQRVEQQDWETPQLRDWVAQLDEAIGQSEESTVLVAHSLGCQAVAHWGCCVINHPVKAVLMVAPPYLDGPDVPAELQNFVPMHLEPLPFQVLVVASSNDPYASLEQAEQLVQAWGGQLVNVGEKGHINSASGLGDWPEGYRLLQALLEPYCVDP; from the coding sequence ATGACGAGAATTCTGACGGTTCCAGGATGGGGCTCTAGTGGCCCTGAACACTGGCAGTCCATCTGGGAAAGAGAACATGGTTTTCAGCGGGTGGAACAGCAAGACTGGGAAACCCCACAACTCAGGGACTGGGTGGCACAACTGGATGAAGCGATAGGGCAGTCAGAAGAGAGCACCGTTCTGGTGGCCCACAGTCTGGGCTGTCAGGCGGTGGCGCATTGGGGATGTTGTGTGATCAACCACCCTGTGAAAGCTGTCCTGATGGTGGCCCCTCCTTATCTGGATGGACCTGACGTGCCTGCAGAGCTGCAGAATTTTGTGCCCATGCATCTGGAGCCTTTGCCTTTTCAGGTGCTTGTGGTGGCCAGCAGCAATGACCCTTATGCCTCTCTGGAACAGGCAGAACAGCTGGTCCAGGCCTGGGGAGGGCAACTGGTGAATGTGGGAGAGAAGGGCCACATCAACAGTGCTTCCGGTCTTGGCGACTGGCCTGAAGGATACCGGTTGCTGCAAGCCTTGCTGGAACCCTACTGCGTTGATCCGTGA
- the infA gene encoding translation initiation factor IF-1: protein MKENRGKSEKKQDDTIRAEGVITEALPNTTFKVQLDSGHEILAYISGKMRIHYIRILPGDRVVLEISPYDPTRGRIVYRK, encoded by the coding sequence ATTAAAGAAAATCGAGGAAAAAGCGAGAAGAAGCAAGACGACACCATTCGTGCAGAGGGTGTGATCACCGAAGCCCTGCCGAACACCACGTTCAAGGTTCAACTCGATTCCGGACACGAAATCCTGGCGTACATCAGCGGAAAAATGAGAATTCACTACATCCGCATTCTGCCTGGAGATCGGGTCGTCCTCGAAATTTCGCCTTACGACCCCACTCGGGGCCGCATCGTATACCGCAAGTAA
- the ilvA gene encoding threonine ammonia-lyase, biosynthetic — translation MQESEAATSSNATSRKTAETAETAAFMEQVLKTRVYDLALETPLQEARTLSRELKNRILFKREDMQPIHSFKVRGACQKISTLSDAEKARGIITVSAGNHAQGVAYTAHHLGLRAVVVMPEIAPQIKVQSVRDWGSEVILYGQNVTEAEQYARKLQQEQNLTFVHPYDDPLVIAGQATVGLELLRQAPAEPYTVFIPVGGGGLIAGIATVLKAIRPDIKVVGVEPENADAMIRSIQAGHQVRLDHLDTFVDAVAVKQAGFHPFRLAQQHVDDWVTVSNHEVCLAIRDIYNNTRTFMEPGGALGTAGLKKYVQEKGLTGQTLITITSGANADFDRIREVAQRLFDGQRPVGEKGVVL, via the coding sequence ATGCAAGAATCTGAGGCAGCAACATCCAGCAATGCAACATCCAGAAAAACAGCAGAAACAGCAGAAACAGCAGCTTTCATGGAGCAGGTGCTGAAAACCCGCGTTTATGACCTTGCCCTGGAAACCCCATTGCAGGAAGCCCGCACCCTCAGTCGGGAACTGAAAAACCGCATTCTGTTCAAACGGGAGGACATGCAGCCCATCCATTCCTTCAAGGTGCGCGGAGCCTGCCAGAAAATCAGCACCCTCTCTGACGCAGAAAAAGCCAGAGGCATCATCACTGTCTCTGCAGGCAACCATGCACAGGGGGTGGCTTACACCGCACACCATCTGGGCCTCAGAGCGGTGGTGGTGATGCCAGAAATCGCCCCCCAGATCAAAGTGCAATCTGTTCGGGACTGGGGCTCAGAAGTGATCCTGTACGGCCAGAACGTCACCGAAGCAGAACAGTACGCCCGCAAACTGCAACAGGAACAGAACCTGACTTTTGTGCATCCCTACGATGATCCGCTGGTGATCGCCGGACAGGCCACGGTGGGTCTGGAATTGCTCAGGCAGGCCCCTGCTGAACCCTACACCGTGTTCATCCCGGTGGGAGGAGGAGGCCTGATCGCCGGAATCGCCACCGTTTTAAAAGCCATCAGGCCAGACATCAAAGTGGTGGGTGTGGAACCCGAAAATGCCGACGCCATGATCCGCAGCATCCAGGCTGGCCATCAGGTCAGGCTGGACCATCTGGACACTTTTGTGGACGCTGTGGCTGTCAAACAGGCAGGCTTTCACCCCTTCAGACTGGCCCAGCAACATGTGGACGACTGGGTGACCGTCAGCAACCATGAGGTTTGCCTGGCCATCCGGGACATCTACAACAACACCCGCACCTTCATGGAGCCAGGAGGCGCACTGGGCACCGCAGGCCTGAAGAAATACGTGCAGGAAAAAGGCCTCACTGGCCAGACCCTCATCACCATCACCAGTGGAGCCAACGCAGACTTTGACCGCATCCGGGAAGTGGCCCAGAGGTTGTTTGATGGGCAGAGGCCTGTGGGAGAGAAAGGGGTGGTGTTGTAG
- the secY gene encoding preprotein translocase subunit SecY, with protein MFRAFRDAFRIPELQRKFLFTLLLLAIYRLGSTIPNPGIDPTGIEQAAGSARGLLSLISNISGGNLSRFSIFALGVLPYITASIIMQILTTSIPALEKLQKEGEEGRKAIAQYTRYGAIALGAVQALFFAMLVGEAENGRFLASGWEPGWMFRLNVVLTQVAGIAFTLWIGERITEVGIGNGVSLLIFAGIAASFPGAISQIVDLYNNEAVTLLGIVAFFLVILATVVGIVLVLQAERRIPIQYARKEIGGKQYAKQQTYLPIKLNGAGVIPVIFASAVMTIVQVLETSFQSSNPDLVSFLNRWFSLASPTGIALEVLLVIGFTFLYNSIQFDPKRIAENLRESGGFIPSVRPGVATAEYLNFISTRITLWGAIFLGFLVLVPQVLQATSGISGQTVFAFSGTGLLILVGVALDTLKQIEAQLTLRSYDGFISKGRLRGRL; from the coding sequence ATGTTTCGCGCCTTCCGTGACGCATTTCGCATTCCTGAATTGCAGCGGAAGTTCCTCTTCACCCTATTGCTCTTAGCGATTTATAGATTGGGAAGCACCATTCCGAACCCCGGAATTGACCCCACTGGAATCGAGCAGGCTGCCGGCAGTGCCCGCGGCCTGCTGAGCTTGATCAGCAACATCTCGGGTGGGAACCTTTCGCGCTTCAGCATTTTCGCGCTGGGTGTGTTGCCCTACATCACAGCCAGCATCATCATGCAGATCCTGACCACGTCCATCCCCGCCCTGGAAAAACTCCAGAAAGAAGGCGAGGAGGGACGCAAAGCCATTGCGCAATACACCCGGTATGGGGCCATTGCACTGGGTGCGGTTCAGGCTCTGTTTTTCGCCATGCTGGTGGGCGAAGCAGAAAACGGACGCTTCCTGGCTTCTGGCTGGGAACCCGGCTGGATGTTCCGTCTGAACGTGGTGCTCACCCAGGTGGCAGGCATCGCCTTCACTTTGTGGATTGGTGAACGCATCACCGAAGTGGGCATTGGCAACGGGGTCAGCTTGCTGATCTTTGCTGGCATTGCCGCCAGTTTTCCAGGTGCAATTTCCCAGATCGTTGACCTCTACAACAACGAGGCTGTGACCCTGCTTGGAATTGTGGCCTTCTTTCTGGTGATCCTTGCCACGGTGGTGGGGATTGTGCTGGTGTTGCAGGCAGAACGAAGAATTCCCATTCAATATGCCCGCAAGGAAATTGGTGGAAAACAGTACGCCAAGCAGCAAACCTACCTGCCCATCAAACTGAACGGTGCAGGCGTGATCCCCGTGATTTTCGCCAGTGCTGTGATGACCATTGTGCAGGTGCTGGAAACCAGTTTCCAGAGCAGCAACCCGGATCTGGTGTCCTTCCTGAACCGCTGGTTCTCCCTGGCTTCACCCACTGGGATTGCGCTGGAAGTGCTGCTGGTGATTGGCTTCACCTTCCTGTACAACAGCATCCAGTTTGATCCCAAACGCATTGCGGAAAACCTTCGTGAAAGCGGCGGGTTCATTCCCAGCGTTCGTCCAGGGGTGGCCACTGCAGAGTACCTGAATTTCATCTCCACCCGCATCACCCTGTGGGGAGCCATCTTCCTGGGCTTCCTGGTGCTGGTGCCTCAGGTCTTGCAGGCCACTTCAGGCATCAGTGGACAGACGGTGTTCGCATTCTCTGGAACGGGTTTGCTGATTCTGGTGGGTGTGGCGCTGGACACCCTGAAGCAGATTGAAGCCCAGCTCACCCTGCGCAGCTACGATGGATTCATTTCCAAGGGCCGCTTGCGGGGAAGGCTGTAA
- a CDS encoding LabA-like NYN domain-containing protein, with product MERVALFIDGANVYAAAKRLGWNFDHRKILEYFAEKGRLYNAFYYTAVPYPMDDKQKRFIDALTYMGYTVRTKPLREITDSETGETHRRANLDIEIVTDLLATTDLYDTAILLTGDGDFERPCEVLRFKGKRVIVASIPEMTSYELRNAADEYIDLKDIRSSVERPGYRLPSEMRTETKPYYMPSSDSDDSEEF from the coding sequence ATGGAACGAGTGGCTCTGTTCATCGACGGCGCGAACGTGTACGCCGCTGCAAAACGTTTGGGTTGGAATTTCGATCACCGCAAGATATTGGAGTATTTCGCGGAAAAAGGTCGTCTCTACAATGCCTTCTACTACACTGCTGTCCCTTACCCCATGGACGACAAGCAGAAGCGCTTCATTGATGCGCTGACCTACATGGGATACACCGTGCGCACCAAGCCCCTGCGCGAAATCACCGACAGCGAAACCGGTGAGACCCACCGCCGGGCCAACCTCGACATCGAGATCGTGACCGATTTGCTGGCCACCACCGACCTCTATGACACTGCCATCCTGCTGACCGGTGACGGCGACTTCGAGCGCCCCTGTGAAGTGCTGCGCTTCAAGGGCAAGCGTGTGATTGTTGCCAGCATCCCCGAGATGACCAGCTACGAACTGCGCAACGCTGCAGACGAGTACATTGACCTGAAAGACATCCGCAGCTCTGTGGAACGTCCTGGCTACCGCCTCCCCAGCGAAATGCGCACCGAGACCAAGCCCTACTACATGCCTTCCAGCGATTCTGACGATTCAGAAGAGTTCTGA
- the rpmJ gene encoding 50S ribosomal protein L36, whose translation MKVQTSVKKMCDKCKVIRRHGRVFVICENVKHKQRQG comes from the coding sequence ATGAAGGTTCAAACTTCCGTCAAGAAGATGTGCGACAAATGCAAAGTCATTCGTCGCCACGGCCGCGTTTTCGTGATCTGCGAAAACGTCAAGCACAAGCAGCGTCAAGGGTAA
- the trxA gene encoding thioredoxin produces the protein MGKAQEITDQNFDSTIQEGLTLVDFWAPWCGPCRMVAPVIEELAGDYDGQVKVTKLNVDDNQATAMKFRVMSIPTVILFKDGQPVEVMVGARGKPHFTQAIEKHLDVVKN, from the coding sequence ATGGGTAAGGCACAAGAAATCACCGACCAAAATTTCGACAGCACCATTCAAGAAGGACTCACCCTGGTAGACTTCTGGGCTCCCTGGTGTGGGCCCTGCCGGATGGTTGCTCCAGTCATCGAAGAACTCGCTGGCGATTACGACGGCCAGGTCAAAGTCACCAAACTCAACGTGGACGACAACCAGGCCACCGCCATGAAATTCCGCGTGATGAGCATCCCCACCGTGATCCTTTTCAAAGACGGCCAGCCCGTCGAAGTGATGGTGGGCGCACGGGGCAAACCCCACTTCACCCAGGCCATCGAGAAACACCTCGATGTGGTGAAGAACTGA
- a CDS encoding DNA-directed RNA polymerase subunit alpha, translated as MENKKPQLKARLDGNYGEFTLEPLKRGYGVTIGNPLRRILLSSIPGTAVTSVYIEDVLHEFSTIPGVTEDVIQIILNLKELVVKFHAPGPKTLTLRAQGPKVVTAADFEVPMDAEIVNRDQVIATLAEGGKLVMEVRVEEGEGYVPADKHAIKDRINSIPVDAIFTPVKRVAYHVEDTRVGQQTDLDRLIIRVWTDGSIDPKMALDKAVEILRNELTVFSDTVETTPSPTVVTSIPTVPATTVYPETPIITSVNINPEPFPEQLQPRVTLDGLGLTTRVLHSLKEEGIDSVDALCALSDRDLKKVPGIGERSLDEIKQQLALHGLSLKE; from the coding sequence GTGGAGAACAAAAAACCGCAGCTTAAAGCACGCCTTGACGGGAATTACGGTGAATTTACCCTGGAACCACTCAAACGTGGTTATGGCGTAACCATCGGCAATCCCCTACGCCGCATCCTGCTGTCGTCCATTCCGGGTACGGCGGTCACCAGCGTGTACATCGAAGATGTCCTGCATGAATTCTCCACGATTCCAGGCGTCACTGAGGACGTCATCCAGATCATCCTGAACCTCAAAGAACTGGTGGTGAAATTCCACGCTCCCGGTCCCAAAACGCTCACCTTGCGCGCCCAGGGTCCGAAGGTGGTCACCGCTGCCGACTTTGAAGTTCCCATGGACGCGGAAATTGTGAACCGCGACCAGGTCATTGCCACCCTCGCCGAGGGCGGCAAACTGGTGATGGAAGTGCGCGTTGAAGAAGGCGAAGGCTACGTCCCTGCGGACAAGCACGCCATCAAGGACCGCATCAACTCCATCCCTGTCGACGCCATCTTCACCCCTGTGAAGCGCGTTGCCTACCACGTGGAAGACACCCGTGTGGGACAGCAGACCGACCTGGACCGCCTGATCATTCGCGTCTGGACGGACGGCTCCATCGACCCCAAAATGGCCCTGGACAAAGCCGTGGAGATCCTGCGGAATGAACTCACTGTCTTCAGTGACACCGTTGAAACCACCCCCAGCCCCACTGTTGTGACCAGCATCCCCACGGTGCCTGCCACCACGGTGTATCCGGAAACGCCCATCATCACCAGCGTGAACATCAACCCCGAGCCGTTCCCCGAGCAGCTCCAGCCCCGAGTGACCCTCGACGGCCTGGGCCTGACCACAAGGGTTCTGCACTCCCTCAAAGAGGAAGGGATTGATTCCGTGGATGCCCTGTGCGCCCTTTCGGACAGAGACCTCAAAAAGGTCCCTGGCATCGGGGAGCGTTCACTCGATGAGATAAAGCAACAGCTCGCCCTGCACGGACTGAGCTTGAAGGAATAA
- the plsX gene encoding phosphate acyltransferase PlsX, protein METLPIALDAMGSDFGPGVVVAGALEAAGLGIPVLLVGDEAQVQAELKKHPQNNNIQIHHTPDFITMDEHASDVRRRPEASINVCTRLVKEGKAGATVSMGHSGATMASALFTLGRLKGVDRPAIMAYIPSQKGFCALLDVGANADIKAPYLQQWAVLASAYYQAVHNRSRPTVGLMSIGEEEHKGSALVLEAHPLLKATPEINFYGNVEGKDIFKGTTDIIVTDGFTGNVVLKTAEGEAKVLMGWIRDALTSSFVAKMGALLVRPALKKIAERVDPSEYGASVLLGVQGLVFIGHGSGDARAVKNAVRVAHEAYQKDVLGKLKALSST, encoded by the coding sequence ATGGAGACTTTACCAATTGCACTCGATGCCATGGGCAGTGACTTCGGACCCGGTGTGGTGGTGGCCGGGGCCCTGGAGGCTGCTGGGCTGGGAATACCTGTCTTGCTGGTGGGCGATGAAGCCCAGGTGCAGGCAGAGCTGAAGAAGCACCCTCAGAACAACAACATTCAGATTCATCACACACCGGATTTCATCACCATGGATGAACACGCCTCGGATGTGCGGCGCAGACCCGAAGCCAGCATCAACGTGTGCACAAGACTGGTTAAGGAAGGAAAAGCCGGAGCGACCGTTTCCATGGGGCACAGCGGAGCCACCATGGCCAGTGCCCTCTTCACGCTGGGTCGCCTCAAAGGGGTGGACCGCCCGGCCATCATGGCCTACATTCCTTCTCAGAAAGGCTTCTGTGCTTTGCTGGATGTGGGGGCCAATGCAGACATCAAGGCCCCTTATCTGCAGCAGTGGGCGGTCCTGGCCTCTGCTTACTATCAGGCGGTGCACAACCGTTCCAGACCCACAGTGGGCCTGATGTCCATTGGCGAGGAAGAGCACAAGGGAAGTGCGCTGGTGCTGGAAGCCCATCCCCTCCTGAAAGCCACCCCGGAAATCAACTTTTACGGAAATGTGGAAGGCAAGGACATCTTCAAGGGAACCACCGACATCATCGTGACCGATGGTTTCACCGGAAATGTGGTCCTGAAGACCGCTGAAGGTGAAGCAAAAGTGCTGATGGGCTGGATCCGGGATGCCCTGACCAGCAGTTTTGTGGCCAAAATGGGTGCGTTGCTGGTGCGCCCTGCCCTCAAAAAGATTGCTGAACGGGTGGATCCCAGTGAGTATGGAGCCAGTGTGCTGCTGGGGGTGCAGGGTCTGGTGTTCATTGGGCACGGCAGTGGAGATGCCAGAGCAGTGAAAAATGCTGTGCGGGTGGCCCACGAAGCCTACCAGAAGGATGTGCTGGGCAAACTGAAGGCCCTCTCCAGCACCTGA
- a CDS encoding DUF309 domain-containing protein — translation MQEALKAGIRLFNARQYWEAHEAWEKLWLEAEGDQKKFLSALILLAAALHKRWVHGSLTHRNFHKAEHHLNTLPCLYGEIDLCKLKKSVWEALSDSEVTPEIPLD, via the coding sequence ATGCAAGAAGCGCTCAAAGCAGGAATCAGGCTGTTCAATGCGCGGCAATACTGGGAGGCCCATGAAGCCTGGGAAAAACTGTGGCTGGAAGCAGAAGGCGACCAGAAAAAGTTTCTGTCTGCCCTGATTTTGCTGGCGGCTGCCCTGCACAAACGCTGGGTTCATGGAAGCCTGACCCACCGCAACTTTCACAAAGCTGAACATCATTTGAACACCTTGCCCTGCCTTTATGGTGAAATTGACCTGTGTAAGCTGAAAAAATCTGTATGGGAAGCCTTGAGTGATTCTGAAGTGACGCCTGAAATTCCGCTGGATTGA
- the rplQ gene encoding 50S ribosomal protein L17, which yields MRHGRAGRKLNRNSSARTALARAQATALLREGRIQTTVAKAKELRPFVEHLITVAKGNDLHARRVISSDINDKEVVRKLLGEIAPKYAGVNGGYTRILRVGVRRGDSAPVALIELI from the coding sequence ATGCGTCACGGTAGAGCTGGCCGCAAACTGAACCGCAACAGCAGCGCACGTACCGCCCTGGCCCGCGCCCAGGCGACTGCCCTGCTGCGCGAAGGCCGCATTCAAACCACTGTAGCCAAAGCCAAAGAGCTGCGCCCCTTTGTTGAGCACCTGATCACCGTTGCCAAAGGCAACGACCTGCACGCCCGCCGTGTGATCAGCAGCGACATCAACGACAAAGAAGTGGTGCGCAAGCTGCTCGGCGAAATCGCCCCCAAATACGCTGGAGTCAACGGTGGTTACACCCGCATCCTGCGTGTTGGTGTGCGTCGCGGTGATTCCGCTCCTGTTGCCCTGATCGAACTGATCTGA
- a CDS encoding WD40 repeat domain-containing protein, with protein sequence MKATIPLSTTHAARFAVDETHDWLVAVNVDNALDVFSLKTLKRIKQVKLPGFAQELQFSPDGKTLYVFVDETEQGSPGLLVYQTANWKPLKVIPTPPGSMDESHITPDGAFLYAVNHNNEVLRWNTHTGKMDRPWKDLSALQLAVPAKGDVGASYTGSSLYFVSLSSGKMLSRTLLNDAFAYTALSFDPAGNTLATVIDSGEVMLWNPRTFKKTAEFKTSLFYATFLNFSPDGKSILVGQDSLRKGQQGLLQIWNIETRKMVASFGNPKDSTQWGVFSKTSQTVFVKMESKIEIWSLV encoded by the coding sequence TTGAAAGCGACAATCCCCCTTTCCACCACCCACGCTGCCCGTTTCGCTGTGGACGAAACACACGACTGGCTTGTTGCTGTCAATGTTGACAATGCCCTGGATGTGTTCAGCCTCAAGACCCTCAAACGCATCAAACAGGTGAAACTTCCAGGCTTTGCCCAGGAACTGCAATTCAGTCCAGATGGCAAAACCCTTTATGTGTTTGTGGATGAAACCGAGCAGGGATCCCCTGGACTGCTGGTTTACCAGACCGCAAACTGGAAGCCCCTGAAGGTGATTCCCACCCCTCCCGGGTCGATGGATGAAAGCCACATCACTCCAGATGGTGCGTTCCTCTATGCGGTCAACCACAACAATGAAGTGCTGCGCTGGAACACCCACACGGGCAAAATGGACCGTCCCTGGAAAGACCTGTCTGCCCTTCAACTGGCTGTGCCTGCAAAGGGAGACGTTGGAGCCAGCTATACCGGATCATCCCTATACTTCGTTTCCCTTTCAAGTGGAAAAATGCTGTCCAGAACGCTACTGAACGACGCTTTTGCTTACACTGCTCTCTCTTTTGATCCTGCAGGTAACACCCTCGCCACGGTGATCGATTCTGGTGAAGTGATGCTCTGGAATCCCAGAACCTTCAAGAAAACAGCAGAATTCAAAACGTCCTTGTTTTACGCCACTTTCCTGAACTTCAGTCCAGATGGGAAGTCCATCCTGGTGGGTCAGGACTCTCTTCGCAAAGGACAGCAGGGCCTGTTGCAAATCTGGAACATCGAAACCAGAAAAATGGTGGCAAGTTTTGGAAATCCCAAAGATAGTACACAGTGGGGTGTCTTTTCCAAAACCAGTCAGACCGTATTCGTGAAAATGGAGTCAAAAATTGAAATTTGGTCTTTGGTTTAG
- the rpsD gene encoding 30S ribosomal protein S4: protein MGRYRGPVVKLSRREGVNLAETEKVQKFLDRRPRPPGQHGARRSKTSDYGVRLREKQKLARLYGVNEKQFRNLFEEASNVPGVTGTVFLQLLESRLDNVVFRMGLASTRRQARQFVGHGHIFVNGKRVDVASYRVKAGDEISVAERSKSIGFIQENLELAKKRKGSPWLSLDAEAGKGQFLRLPAREDLALPINENFIIEYYSR from the coding sequence ATGGGTCGTTACCGTGGTCCAGTTGTTAAACTCAGCCGTCGCGAAGGCGTCAACCTGGCTGAGACCGAAAAAGTCCAGAAGTTCCTCGACCGTCGTCCCCGTCCTCCAGGACAGCACGGCGCTCGCCGCAGCAAGACCTCCGACTACGGGGTCCGTCTGCGTGAAAAACAGAAACTTGCCCGTCTGTACGGCGTGAACGAGAAGCAATTCCGCAACCTGTTTGAGGAAGCTTCCAACGTTCCCGGCGTGACCGGCACTGTGTTCCTTCAGCTGCTCGAAAGCCGCCTGGACAACGTGGTGTTCCGCATGGGCCTCGCCTCCACCCGCCGCCAGGCCCGCCAGTTCGTGGGTCACGGTCACATCTTCGTGAACGGCAAGCGCGTGGACGTGGCTTCCTACCGCGTGAAAGCCGGCGACGAAATCTCCGTTGCCGAGCGCAGCAAGTCCATTGGTTTCATTCAGGAAAACCTGGAGCTGGCCAAGAAACGCAAAGGCAGCCCCTGGCTCTCCCTGGACGCCGAGGCTGGCAAAGGACAATTCCTGCGCCTGCCCGCCCGCGAAGATCTGGCCCTGCCCATTAACGAGAACTTCATCATCGAGTACTACTCACGTTAA
- the rpsK gene encoding 30S ribosomal protein S11, with translation MAKAKTTRTKRTRRNIPHGRAYIHASYNNTIVTITDMDGNSLAWSSGGTIGYKGSKKGTPYAAQLAAADAVKKAQSTFNMSQVEVVVRGTGSGREQAIRAIQASGIDVKSIMDDSPVPHNGCRLPKKKRM, from the coding sequence ATGGCTAAAGCGAAGACCACCAGAACCAAGCGTACCCGGCGTAACATTCCCCATGGCCGTGCTTACATCCACGCTTCCTACAACAACACCATCGTCACCATCACTGACATGGACGGCAACTCTCTCGCATGGTCCTCGGGCGGCACCATCGGCTACAAAGGCAGCAAGAAGGGCACCCCTTACGCTGCTCAACTGGCCGCCGCTGACGCGGTGAAGAAGGCGCAAAGCACCTTCAACATGAGCCAGGTGGAAGTCGTCGTGCGTGGCACCGGATCCGGCCGTGAACAGGCCATCCGCGCCATCCAAGCCAGCGGCATCGATGTCAAATCCATCATGGATGACTCTCCCGTTCCCCACAACGGCTGCCGCCTGCCCAAGAAAAAGAGGATGTGA